A region of the Vigna unguiculata cultivar IT97K-499-35 chromosome 9, ASM411807v1, whole genome shotgun sequence genome:
atgtttgtgtattgCTAAGGTAAAAATGGTTAAGTTCTTATCGCACaaaaatttttaatcttttaagtaTTATCATTTAACACCTAAGTGCTAATTATAACAAACAAAGTGATCTTGTTGTTAGATAGAAGCCAGAGATAACATTTGATCATGACCAAGAATAAGCCTTTTGTTAGAGATACAAGTCATGGTTGAATTATAAAAGGCGAAAGTAGACAAACTAACATTAGATTAATACTACAAGAAATTAGGCAAGTCCTCAAGAAGAATAACAAGTGCTACAAAGATTCGTACAACCGTGACAAGTTCAAAAAACCATGCTACCAACATATGATGttctctctcacacacaaaatatatatatatatatatatatatatatatatatatatatatatatatatatatatatatatatatatatatatatatatatatatatatatatatatatatatatatatatatatatatagatgcaAGCGATAGAAAATAACATACAATGTTAGTCTCTTAAGCAACCCATTTAAGATATTAACTAATCAACACTCTTGACTAGAACATGTATCTCCCTTTTTAGGTTACAACGAGTATCAACCTCTTCAAGTCACCATAAATTTCAACCTCTCCATGTATCACCTTCTTAATTTTCTCCTGGGATTAAAAACtctcaaataaaataacaacaaacacTCTCAAAGTAAGAAAGTACAATTAAAGCGTACAGGGTAAAACTTCACTTTGTGATGGGGTATTTGCTTTTTGTAGGACCCACAAGTGCTTCTTCCTTGACGAAGAGCCTCCTCTGACAAACCCTCCGGATATGGTGTTGATGACACCTCTCAAGGGTAGTCTCTCATCTTACCAGCCTTGCCACCTATCATCCTACTATAATggtatttttgttcttttggtCTTGTTGTCGATCCTCTTGACAATCTTGTCGTCTATCATCCCTTCTATTGTCGTACTTATGATACCTGGCTTTATCATGCCTCGATGTTCCTTCATCTTCTCTTTTGACAAAGCGCTTAAGATGTCCTATCCTGATAAGCTCTTCCACTTGTCTCTAAGGTTTGAGCATTCATCTGTTGTATGGTCATTATTACGATAGTACCTGCAATACTTGTTCATATCAGCATCTAGTGGGCTCTAAAACTTCTTTAGGGTCGGGATTCCAAGATACATGATCTAGGAGCATTGAGAGGTGCATAGTTTGTATATAGGACAGACTTACATTCCCATGGTTGTGTATTGCTTCTGGATTATTACACTTACATTCTAAtctattaaaactttattttttatttatcacattATTCAAATCATTGACAAACTTTCACacatctcttaaaaaaaacacatttcacTTTCCAATTCATTCTAATTCATCTTCTGACTCTTCTTCAAATCAATCTTCACATATGAAGACCTCGATGTCATCTAATAATACCCTCTTGAAAGGAAGAATTGGAAGTGTGCACACGAGGATCCGCTTTTATAGGCTTTCAATAAGATTCTTATAGTGTATACGTAATTCTATTTAAATACCATTTCAATCCTCTTTTGATAgtatattttcttctatttattatttgaacTTCAGAACCGCATTACCCTACCGGGACATATAAAAACTCTAGGTTTTTGGCCTCATGTACACTTTGCCTCTGACATTTTTGGGTCTTCTCTGTACCATTGATGTGGTATTACTGGAAATATGGCTTGCCGAAGCCACACTGCAGAATTTGTACTCAAAAAATAGTGTTGTGGTTGCATCTTAAATCTTGACTAAACAGTTTAAGACAACCAGAACTCAGATGCAATTAGATTCACAATTTAATGCACAGGGATCAGTAAAAAAGAATACTCAGTACGCAACATTACTGATAAAACTTGCAGACATTTAGAAAATTTATGGCTGATTACATACTAAAATGATTCATAACAAAACACACCTTGCAGTGGTATTtgtccaaaatatattttttttcgtgGAGCAAAATCAATAGGTACTTACTCAGACATAAAATCCACAAGACAAAAAAAGGACAAACGAGGGTAAATAAAGGTAATCCTCATATTCTCTATATCGCCCCTACAAAGAAATTAGAATTCCTGGTTGCAGCTATTTGGCTTTTCGAGATGCACCTAACAAAATTTCACCAATGAAAATTAAGCTGTTTTTGGCTTTGACTTAATTCGCTTCACCCTTGAATAGAGGAACACGCCAGCAAGAGCTATAGCAGTACCTGTAGGGAAAAAAATCGTAGCAACGGGAGTGAATAGTGATATTGAATAGTTAAGAAATTTTAAGGACAAATGTCTCCAGTTCAAACAAAAAAGAAGCAACTTTACCAAAAGCATTCACAGGTGAGACAGGTGTTTGGAAGAAAATGACAGAGCTCACAATGACCACAACTCGCTTCACACAATTGCCCACAGAGTGGGTAACAGGTGATACCCTTTGTAATATCATATAAGACACCTGCAAGCCCATTCACAGAAAATCATCAGTATATCATTCCAGGATACAAAACACCATTTAACTATTACAGAGCCATGTAACCAGTTATAGTACAAGACCTTGTCTAGGGCATAGAAAACAAGAAGCAACGAGTAGAATCGTAATTTAAATCTTGGATTTTTATTTATagcatgaaaaaatatttatttattaagcaCCCAATTCTTCAGATAAAAAAAGTCATCTTTCTAATTCAATTGAAATAGTTAACAGCCCGATAAGTAAATACCCCTTTTCACTAACACAAAAGAATGCAAGCACATAATATATCTCAAAGCATAATAGTCGCACTGTTGCTTAACTTCTCTAAAATATTCTTGGTCGTCTAAGTACACCGTGAGAGAAATACCAGGGAGTTTACTCTATTAGTACTATGTTAAGCATTTCACATCATACAATTTACTGTTTCCCAATAAGGAAtggttaattatatttaatcttgcagtcaaaagattaaaaatgcCTGGGAACAACATAAAAGCACCATTGAACAGAAGTTGATGTTGGAGGGTTCAATCTCCACTAGACCATCTAACCCCCTCCCTTGCTAGGTGCAAGCAAGTTGCAAACTTGCAACTTCAAAGCATctcaaaaagtaaaaacataatGCATAGAAAAGCAAGGCTCACTTGTTGATACGCATGGAAACAGAGTGCGGCAAGAAGAGATCTGATGTAAAGTTGTTTAACATTTAATCCCTGTCAAGAAATGTGCATTAATACTGGCAAACTCAACAcagttatatattttgactgtAGCAATGGTAACGACAATAGTATATATTTTAACCATCAAGTTACTCACAGCAGATTGCAAGTAAGCAGGGGTAAATTTGACACCTTCCATGAAGACAGCCACTGGTGCTAACAAGAAGAAGGACATTACTGTTATTATAGAGAAGAGAGTGATATTGTCCATAGAATCCTGAGAAGAAAACATTATTGTTATTTCCTGTTATGAAATGTAAAGATGGATATAAACAATGAAATATGTCAACATTTGGAAGTGGTCACAGATCATTATACCTCTTTCTTAACCATAACCTTTTTGCTAAGAACATTACGGGATTGATTTGTCACATTTGATGCCATTGCACTCCAAAACCCGGCCCTGTATACCATTCCACCAAAGCATTTACAATTTGCAAGACCAAAACTTCTCTTTCCAAATCCCATCAACTAACCTGTCTTCTTTCTCTACAAGGAACAAGGCAAGGAACAGAGATCTTACCAATTGAAAGAGGCCTCAGTAACAGACGCCAGTGCAACTCCACCAACAATAGGCACAAGGGAACCAACCACCCACGGTGTAGGAAACTAAGAGAGAGAGACATAGAATAAGATCGAAGAATATTAATTCTCAATGTAccaaatatttctatttttcctTTAGAGGAAAGGCCTAGAATACCTATAACAATTCACAAACTACTTTATGAGAAGAGGAGTGTTAGCAACATACTCTCTCTCTACCGTTCAATATCCTGTTATTAAAATTTCTTCAAAACTACAAAGATCATCATAGATACCAAcaaaaatttgtcatttttcaTAAATTCCAATTAATAGTAAAGATGTTAGAAAGTGTGACACTCACAAGCATTTGTCATTTCTCATATGAAAAATATACCAACATGATAATTATCGTCAATTTCATGAACAATAAAGACGGTTCAAACCACAGCACAAGCAGCTAACTATCATAGGAAAAATTATTTTCGATTAATCCCATTCAGCAAGATAGTTTGAACTACATATCTAACCTCTCCAAGGAACATGGCAGAAAGGACCACTGAAAAGAAAGGCTCCATGGCCTTGATAGTGTGAGTGAAAGACACGGCCACCTTCCCAAGACTCATATTAGTGAAAAGATTCCCCAAAGTATGTACCACAGCTAGTGGCAAAATCGCTCCAAGCTGCCATAAATATTCTACCTTAGcaacacaaaacacaataaaataaacacacaaattcaacaCGGGAGAGACCAAAATACCATAGCACCACTGATCTTCGGCCTCTTGTAGAGATTCAAACCCCACATAAACGCCACAAGCACAGTCCCAACGGCAAATTGAACAACAGTCACAGTTACCGGAAAATGAAACGCCTTCAACACCTACAAACAACAGAAgccaaaataaaaccaaaactaCACACACATCAAgccaaaattaaattcaaattcgcatCAAACAAATATTGCCGTTTACAATTCCTGAACATTATCACAGAATCCAAAACCACAATCGAAATATCCACTTACAGGATTCTATCACTATCGACAACTCAAAACTCAGAAGCATACAGTTCCACAAGTGTTGATTATCAATCAGAATTGAAGTTTCACCAAGTTATTATCAAATATCAAAGCTGAATAACGAAGTGAAACTCTAATTCCaacaaaaaacacacacacacacacacggaAACACCTTTAAGTTTTGCGCTATAAATTACGACAAATCTAAGAACGTGTTTGGCAAACTACAACGTTTCGGCAAAATCGTTTTTCAATTGTTTCATAAAAGAAGAGATCTGGTGAAGTACCTGTTTGTTGTAGATATTGAAGTAGATGTTGAAGAGGTACCAGAGGCCAAACAAGGAGCCGAGCTCGAGTGTTTTGAAGAGCGAATTCTCGGCTGGCGCGCTGTCGGGAACTGCGTTCTCCGCGGCGCGCGGAGGAGAGGGAGGGAGCGGGCGGAACTtgaaggaagaggaagaagagagagTCCAAGATCGGCGGAGGAAAGAAGTGGAAGAGGCGCCATTGGAGTTCACGCCTTCTGTGTGTTTGGCGAAAAGTCTGACAGGGAGAGAAGGTCTAGAAGCGTTTAGAGAAGTGTTGCGGAGAGGAAGAGAGAGCGACGGAGAGAGAGTGAAAGCCGCGCTCTGCATTTTCGAGATCTGAGAAAGacacagaaaaagaaagaaaaggaacgaatgaatgtgaaagaaaaaaacggaACACAAGAGCTTGGGCTTCTCTTGTGTTGCGGTTGGTGGCTGTGATGTGTTGTCGGAGGGGTTGGGTTGAGTTGTTATGTTAAGTTTAGCTTTTAAGGGAGAAAGAGAGGGAGAGTCCCTAGGAGTATCCGCCACCAAGGTTTTTGTTTTGGTATGTGTTTGTGAGAGCGAGTGATGAATGAATGGAGGTAGGTGGTGTTTTTAAAAGATACTTTTGCTTGTGATGAATCTATGTATCTGAAAATCAAATCAGAATTATTGGACAAAAAAGcggaaaaatgaagaaaaaactaTAATCTTGATACTAAAATGTCGAATATGCTTATGGGTGAttcctaatttttaaaaaaattaattataaaatgaaaacatttttaacaccttttattaatgtgttttatacctttttacttatattttaagCTTAATTCTAACAAAAGTTTTTCATCCACCTATAAAATTGTATTCTGTTGAAATTGAATCAAAACGTGtgtaattcaattttttgtcattttttattttttgttaggaATAACAAATAAATGGAATCAAATAGACCAGTGAGTCAGTCGAATTTGACGTTATGACGTATTATATTCAGTGCTCCATTTCATTTTGGTATGGCTtccaaaaattaatttattaaagtaGAAGTACAAAAGACTGTCATTTTTGTACTGTGATgtataaagatataaaataacgTGATTggaatttaaattatgtaatttatcaGTTAATTTTCGATTTTtcgattataaaattttatttaggtaatttaaaaaagagaacatatttttttcagaaaataatttatttaaaaacttttcaaatttgACGGATCGGCACTTTGTTTGGCGGAAGTATCTGTATCTGAACCTAGTTgcaataaaatcatttttattgatagtgtaaataatttttatactttccTTTAGTCTatgcaaaaataataataaattttaaaactaaaaacaaaagcagatattatttttttgataaattttctgATATGTTTTGATTCTGAGAAGAAAGAAGTTGTAGAGAACACGTATTTAAAGAAGTTGTAGAGAACACGTATTTCGTAATCAATGGCGTTCAAAGGCATCGTATT
Encoded here:
- the LOC114164058 gene encoding triose phosphate/phosphate translocator, non-green plastid, chloroplastic-like, translating into MQSAAFTLSPSLSLPLRNTSLNASRPSLPVRLFAKHTEGVNSNGASSTSFLRRSWTLSSSSSFKFRPLPPSPPRAAENAVPDSAPAENSLFKTLELGSLFGLWYLFNIYFNIYNKQVLKAFHFPVTVTVVQFAVGTVLVAFMWGLNLYKRPKISGAMLGAILPLAVVHTLGNLFTNMSLGKVAVSFTHTIKAMEPFFSVVLSAMFLGEFPTPWVVGSLVPIVGGVALASVTEASFNWAGFWSAMASNVTNQSRNVLSKKVMVKKEDSMDNITLFSIITVMSFFLLAPVAVFMEGVKFTPAYLQSAGLNVKQLYIRSLLAALCFHAYQQVSYMILQRVSPVTHSVGNCVKRVVVIVSSVIFFQTPVSPVNAFGTAIALAGVFLYSRVKRIKSKPKTA